From Virgibacillus natechei, the proteins below share one genomic window:
- a CDS encoding glycoside hydrolase family 3 N-terminal domain-containing protein, which yields MFEYFKKRKTKKKEILQRVREDKAKRKERKQEIASLPESERKAEIESDKLLRKEQKQQRKEELKSLRRKERKVAKKEAKMYKKLKNRPRRFTGWSIFAAMLLIIGVTFGPTVTSIVENVTGKHITIDTTSEEAIKAREAADVVSEEIANEGLVLLKNENNSLPLADKKINVFGSTAYSFKYGGGGSGSSDQTRAVNLFDALENAGIEYNRELDDYYKGLPELEEVTGNSDTGIVQVIKGMLGSGDEEAGEPDVSDEALTQAKEFSENAMIVVQNEAVEASDVSKDELELSDEMYDLVKKTAENFNNVTIVVNAGNTLELGFVEEFPSIQSVIWTGTPGPFGTNALAKALSGELNPSGRITDTYAYDVESSPASENFGDYQYENLDKSYLNYEEGIYVGYRFYETFYQGNEEGYNQTVQFPFGSGLSYTTFDWEVVNEQLDNESIELQVEVTNTGDVAGKEVVQVYYSPPYTPGGIEKSAINLATFAKTRLLEPGESEELTITHDIRDMASYDMENENYILENGTYEIKLGKNVHEIDSTLDFELSEDIVYETDMDTGTEYKNRFTQSENDLTVLSRNDLEGTYPSDQDDSKVASDKIIERVQGHDFNDDVEMPTTGAENGIELEDLQGLDYDDSLWDEFLDQLTVDQMIDYVSEAAYHTKEIDEHGIPNTVLMDGPAGFNYFFEQFEAGAYPTEIVIASTWNEDLAYEMGESIGQEANAYGIHGWYAPALNIHRSPRGGRNFEYMSEDPVLNGMIGSGMAKGAQEQDVTVFMKHFIMNEQETNARSGMLVWSNEQAMREIHLRPFEMTVKNAEVTGAMSSFSFIDGKWANPELLNGVLRNEWGFEGVVSSDAVFGFMEAPQAVTSGNDLMLDILSAPKQKQLLEEAYDEHPEAITVGLRDSVHNALYATLKTHIFNQ from the coding sequence ATGTTTGAATACTTTAAAAAAAGAAAAACTAAAAAAAAAGAAATACTACAACGTGTAAGGGAAGATAAGGCAAAGCGTAAAGAAAGAAAGCAAGAAATTGCCTCTTTGCCAGAATCAGAACGAAAGGCAGAAATTGAAAGCGATAAACTTTTGCGAAAAGAGCAGAAGCAACAAAGAAAAGAAGAATTGAAATCTTTAAGGCGTAAAGAAAGAAAAGTTGCGAAAAAAGAAGCTAAGATGTATAAAAAATTAAAAAATAGACCAAGACGTTTCACTGGCTGGTCAATTTTTGCTGCAATGTTACTAATTATTGGTGTAACATTTGGACCAACAGTTACAAGCATAGTTGAGAACGTGACTGGTAAACATATTACAATTGATACAACAAGTGAAGAAGCTATCAAAGCTAGAGAAGCGGCAGATGTTGTATCAGAAGAGATTGCGAATGAAGGATTAGTACTTTTAAAAAATGAAAATAACTCACTTCCATTAGCTGATAAAAAAATCAACGTATTTGGTTCTACTGCATATAGTTTTAAATATGGTGGGGGCGGGTCTGGTTCATCAGACCAAACGCGTGCTGTAAATTTATTTGATGCACTTGAGAATGCAGGCATTGAATATAATCGCGAATTAGATGATTACTATAAGGGATTACCAGAATTAGAAGAAGTAACAGGAAATTCGGATACTGGTATCGTTCAAGTAATTAAAGGAATGTTAGGTAGTGGTGACGAGGAAGCTGGTGAACCAGATGTATCCGATGAAGCACTCACTCAAGCGAAAGAATTCTCTGAAAATGCGATGATTGTCGTCCAGAATGAAGCTGTAGAAGCATCAGATGTAAGTAAGGATGAATTAGAACTATCAGATGAAATGTATGACTTAGTTAAAAAAACGGCGGAGAACTTTAATAATGTGACCATCGTTGTAAATGCTGGTAATACTTTAGAATTAGGATTTGTTGAGGAATTTCCAAGTATTCAGTCTGTTATTTGGACTGGAACACCAGGACCATTTGGAACGAACGCACTTGCTAAAGCATTATCAGGAGAATTAAATCCTTCGGGGCGTATTACTGATACGTACGCTTATGATGTTGAATCTTCACCAGCAAGTGAAAATTTCGGAGACTATCAGTATGAGAATTTGGATAAATCTTACCTTAACTATGAAGAAGGAATTTATGTAGGATACAGATTCTATGAAACTTTCTATCAAGGAAATGAAGAAGGCTATAATCAAACTGTTCAATTTCCTTTTGGCTCTGGTCTGAGTTACACAACTTTTGATTGGGAGGTAGTAAATGAACAATTAGACAATGAATCCATTGAATTACAAGTAGAAGTTACAAATACAGGTGATGTAGCTGGTAAAGAAGTCGTTCAAGTTTATTATTCTCCTCCTTATACACCGGGTGGAATTGAGAAGTCTGCCATCAACTTAGCTACATTTGCAAAAACGAGATTATTGGAACCTGGAGAGTCTGAAGAATTAACGATTACGCATGATATAAGAGATATGGCTTCTTACGATATGGAAAATGAGAACTATATTTTAGAAAATGGAACATACGAGATTAAACTTGGTAAGAATGTCCATGAAATCGATAGCACATTAGACTTTGAATTATCGGAAGATATTGTTTACGAAACAGATATGGATACAGGAACAGAATACAAAAATCGTTTTACTCAATCAGAAAATGACTTAACAGTTCTTTCTCGTAACGATTTAGAAGGAACATACCCATCTGATCAAGACGATTCAAAAGTTGCAAGTGATAAAATCATTGAAAGAGTTCAAGGCCATGATTTTAATGATGATGTGGAAATGCCTACGACAGGTGCTGAGAATGGAATTGAATTAGAAGATTTACAAGGATTGGATTATGATGATTCTTTATGGGATGAATTTTTAGACCAATTGACAGTAGATCAAATGATAGATTATGTATCAGAAGCTGCTTATCATACTAAAGAAATTGATGAACATGGTATTCCAAATACAGTTCTAATGGATGGACCTGCTGGATTCAACTATTTCTTTGAGCAATTTGAAGCAGGTGCTTACCCAACAGAAATCGTTATTGCTTCAACTTGGAATGAAGATTTAGCCTACGAGATGGGCGAATCGATTGGACAAGAGGCAAATGCATATGGAATTCACGGATGGTACGCTCCAGCTCTTAATATTCACCGTTCACCACGGGGTGGAAGAAACTTTGAATATATGTCAGAAGACCCTGTATTGAACGGCATGATCGGCTCGGGTATGGCGAAAGGTGCACAAGAACAAGATGTCACCGTATTTATGAAACATTTTATAATGAATGAGCAAGAAACAAATGCACGCTCAGGAATGCTAGTATGGTCTAATGAACAAGCAATGCGAGAAATTCACCTGCGGCCCTTCGAAATGACTGTCAAAAACGCTGAGGTAACTGGTGCAATGAGTAGTTTCTCTTTTATTGATGGGAAATGGGCAAATCCTGAGTTATTAAATGGAGTGCTGAGAAATGAGTGGGGCTTTGAAGGTGTAGTATCTTCTGACGCAGTTTTTGGATTTATGGAAGCACCACAAGCCGTTACATCTGGTAATGATCTAATGTTAGATATTTTATCGGCTCCAAAACAAAAGCAGCTTTTAGAAGAAGCATATGATGAGCATCCAGAAGCAATTACAGTAGGACTTCGAGATAGCGTTCATAACGCACTATATGCAACACTTAAAACGCATATTTTTAACCAATAA
- a CDS encoding glycoside hydrolase family 3 C-terminal domain-containing protein, with amino-acid sequence MKHKNIIKQMTLEEKASLMSGKNFWNTKAIERLGIPSIMLTDGPHGLRKQGGKADHLGLNKSLPATCYPTAASIANSWDKSLVYDVGQDIGKEARSERVSVLLGPGLNIKRNPLCGRNFEYFSEDPYLTGELASEMVKGIQSNGISACPKHYAVNSQEHMRMTIDEIVDERSLREIYLTGFEKVVKESEPHTIMSSYNKVNGEYANENQHLANDILYSEWGFDGVVVTDWGGNNDRVAGLKAHNQLEMPSTNGITDKEIVDAIHAGTLDESTLDESVDQQLSLIDKVRLDDKELVQVDYEEHHNKAVEAARQSMVLLKNEKNILPLKAGTEVAVIGDFAKNPRYQGAGSSLINPYKLSNPLDHLQDSFNIVGYAQGFKRMGGKSSKLLKEATSLAESAETVILFIGLDESKEAEGVDREDLKLPQNQLDLIESVVKVNKNVVVVLAGGGALELPFADHVQGILHTYLSGQGIGEAAVDLLLGNHNPSGKLNETFPIQYTDVSSSAYYPGDQATSEHKEGLFIGYRYFDTANLAVRYPFGYGLSYTTFEYSNIEIDGLTVSFDLTNTGEMAGAEIAQLYIEKIDSKIFRPKKELKGFDKVYLASGETKRVALTLTERDFSYYNPEIKDWEIESGNYKIQVGSSSQEIHVEDTIEMDGVSPSIFLKNEFPHYALANVKDIPDSEFEKILGRKLPSTNWNRDKDLGMNDTIKQAQYKNWIGKMLYNSIMFFHVFFKKIGKPLMANNVYFIINMPFRQIDRFTGGKVSKKNVEVFLRWIN; translated from the coding sequence ATGAAACATAAAAATATAATTAAACAAATGACTTTGGAAGAGAAAGCTTCCCTCATGTCTGGAAAAAACTTTTGGAATACCAAGGCTATTGAACGTCTTGGTATTCCATCCATTATGCTAACCGATGGGCCACATGGACTGCGTAAACAAGGCGGGAAAGCTGATCACCTAGGATTAAACAAAAGTTTACCAGCAACTTGTTACCCAACAGCAGCATCGATAGCAAATAGTTGGGATAAGTCGCTTGTATATGATGTAGGACAAGATATCGGTAAGGAAGCTCGTAGTGAGAGAGTAAGTGTCTTACTTGGGCCCGGTTTAAATATTAAGCGTAATCCATTATGTGGGCGTAATTTTGAATATTTCTCAGAAGATCCATATCTAACTGGTGAACTTGCTAGTGAAATGGTAAAAGGAATTCAGTCTAATGGTATTTCAGCTTGCCCTAAGCATTATGCTGTCAATAGTCAAGAACATATGCGAATGACAATTGACGAAATTGTAGATGAACGTTCGCTTAGAGAAATTTATTTAACGGGCTTTGAAAAAGTTGTAAAAGAGAGCGAACCTCATACGATAATGTCTTCTTATAATAAGGTAAATGGCGAATATGCTAATGAAAATCAACATTTAGCGAATGACATTTTGTATTCTGAATGGGGATTTGATGGCGTTGTTGTAACGGACTGGGGTGGAAATAATGACCGTGTTGCCGGATTAAAAGCTCATAACCAGTTAGAAATGCCATCTACTAATGGAATTACAGATAAAGAAATTGTTGATGCAATACATGCAGGAACATTAGATGAATCAACATTAGATGAATCAGTAGATCAGCAGTTATCTCTTATAGATAAAGTACGATTAGATGATAAAGAATTAGTACAAGTAGATTATGAAGAGCACCACAATAAGGCAGTTGAAGCTGCCCGTCAGTCTATGGTGCTGCTAAAGAATGAAAAAAATATTCTTCCGCTTAAAGCCGGAACAGAAGTAGCAGTTATTGGTGATTTTGCAAAAAATCCAAGATATCAAGGGGCAGGGAGTTCTTTAATTAATCCCTATAAGTTAAGTAATCCACTTGACCATTTACAAGATTCTTTTAATATAGTTGGTTACGCACAAGGATTTAAACGTATGGGAGGAAAGAGTAGTAAATTACTGAAAGAAGCAACAAGTCTTGCGGAGTCTGCTGAAACAGTCATTTTATTTATCGGTCTTGATGAAAGTAAAGAAGCAGAAGGGGTAGATCGAGAAGATTTAAAATTACCTCAAAATCAACTAGACCTTATTGAATCTGTAGTAAAGGTAAATAAAAATGTTGTTGTTGTTTTAGCTGGTGGTGGAGCACTTGAATTACCATTTGCAGATCATGTACAAGGTATTTTACATACCTACCTTTCTGGGCAAGGTATTGGGGAAGCTGCCGTTGATCTTCTTCTCGGTAATCACAATCCAAGTGGTAAGTTAAACGAAACATTCCCAATTCAATATACTGATGTGTCTTCCTCTGCATACTATCCGGGAGATCAAGCAACAAGTGAACATAAAGAAGGGTTATTCATCGGTTATCGATACTTTGACACAGCTAATTTAGCAGTGCGTTATCCATTTGGATACGGGCTATCTTATACTACTTTTGAATATAGCAATATTGAAATCGATGGTTTAACTGTAAGTTTTGATCTGACAAATACAGGTGAAATGGCTGGAGCAGAAATTGCGCAGTTATATATTGAAAAGATAGATTCGAAAATTTTCCGTCCGAAAAAGGAATTGAAAGGATTTGATAAAGTCTACTTGGCTTCTGGTGAAACGAAGCGAGTTGCATTAACGTTAACAGAAAGAGATTTTTCTTACTATAATCCTGAAATAAAGGATTGGGAAATTGAATCAGGGAATTATAAGATTCAAGTAGGCAGTTCCAGTCAAGAGATTCATGTAGAAGATACTATTGAGATGGATGGTGTTTCTCCATCTATATTCTTAAAAAATGAATTTCCACACTATGCATTGGCAAATGTAAAGGATATCCCTGATTCAGAATTCGAGAAAATATTAGGGAGAAAACTTCCATCTACAAATTGGAATCGTGATAAAGATTTAGGAATGAATGACACGATTAAACAGGCGCAATATAAGAACTGGATAGGAAAAATGCTATATAATTCTATTATGTTTTTCCATGTTTTTTTCAAAAAGATTGGAAAACCATTAATGGCAAATAACGTGTACTTTATTATAAACATGCCATTTAGACAAATTGATCGTTTTACAGGTGGGAAAGTTAGTAAAAAGAATGTTGAAGTATTTTTACGATGGATTAATTGA
- a CDS encoding cell wall hydrolase: MARVKYNNSDVDLMARMMRAEAVGEGQQGMLYVGNVIVNRSIADCLDFEDVRSIRDVIFQVQGGNYSFEAVQKGNVFYQRARSTEKRLAEKNLNYWREHPAKFALWYFNPYGPCPPTWFGQPFSGQFKNHCYYEPVAGTCDSVY, encoded by the coding sequence ATGGCAAGAGTAAAATACAATAATTCAGACGTTGACTTAATGGCAAGGATGATGAGAGCGGAAGCGGTAGGTGAAGGACAACAAGGAATGCTGTATGTTGGAAATGTAATTGTTAATCGAAGTATAGCAGATTGTTTAGATTTTGAAGATGTAAGATCAATTCGAGATGTCATTTTTCAGGTACAAGGGGGAAACTATTCATTTGAAGCGGTCCAAAAAGGTAACGTATTTTATCAAAGAGCGCGATCTACTGAGAAAAGATTAGCAGAAAAGAATTTGAATTATTGGAGGGAACACCCAGCAAAATTTGCTCTTTGGTATTTCAATCCATATGGTCCGTGCCCTCCAACATGGTTCGGCCAACCTTTTTCTGGTCAATTTAAAAATCATTGTTATTATGAACCAGTAGCTGGAACGTGTGATAGTGTTTATTGA
- a CDS encoding Fic family protein has translation MKKKYNLSQKENIFLAKKSLINAIYNSARLEGINKTIPQTKTILEGMSVSNVNIDDVQTILNLRNAWRYLLNHLESDFDLDFVKKINGYVAYENLDWGVLRYGNVGITGVEYKLRIPTESEVVKEINDIMQIENETERAITYML, from the coding sequence ATGAAAAAAAAATATAATTTAAGTCAAAAAGAAAATATATTTTTAGCAAAGAAGAGCCTTATAAATGCTATCTATAATAGCGCGAGACTTGAAGGTATTAACAAAACAATCCCACAAACAAAAACCATTTTAGAGGGCATGTCTGTATCCAATGTGAATATAGATGATGTACAAACGATACTTAACCTTAGAAACGCATGGAGATATTTACTTAATCATTTGGAAAGTGATTTCGATTTGGATTTTGTTAAAAAGATTAATGGATATGTAGCTTATGAAAATTTGGATTGGGGTGTTTTGAGATACGGTAATGTAGGTATTACTGGTGTTGAATATAAACTTCGCATCCCAACCGAAAGTGAAGTTGTGAAAGAAATAAATGACATTATGCAGATTGAAAATGAAACAGAAAGAGCTATCACCTATATGTTATGA
- a CDS encoding DUF4352 domain-containing protein has protein sequence MSKEEKVKKPFYKKWWVWLIAVIVIVAVSSGDDEEVDTVEGEEAETESAEVEENNEEEAEEVSTEEPAEEEEPAEDKTEFDVGEQAELDEQVVTVTNVEKSQGSDFDQPSEGNEYVIVEVEIENHSDETISYNPYNFKMQNSDGQIEDIGIITVDSDTSLSSGDLASGGNVSGTLSFEQPIDDEELQLIFEPGFWSGEQIKFNL, from the coding sequence ATGTCGAAAGAGGAAAAAGTCAAAAAGCCTTTTTATAAAAAATGGTGGGTGTGGCTGATTGCAGTTATTGTAATTGTAGCAGTGTCCAGTGGAGATGACGAGGAAGTGGACACCGTTGAAGGTGAAGAAGCAGAAACCGAATCTGCAGAAGTAGAGGAAAATAACGAAGAAGAAGCAGAGGAAGTTTCCACAGAAGAACCTGCCGAGGAAGAAGAGCCCGCGGAAGATAAAACAGAATTTGATGTGGGAGAGCAAGCAGAATTAGATGAACAAGTTGTTACTGTTACGAATGTCGAGAAATCACAAGGAAGCGACTTCGATCAACCAAGTGAAGGAAACGAATACGTTATAGTTGAAGTGGAAATTGAGAATCACAGTGATGAAACAATATCTTATAATCCTTATAATTTTAAAATGCAAAATAGCGATGGACAAATAGAAGATATTGGAATCATAACAGTAGATAGTGATACATCGCTGTCATCAGGTGATTTAGCATCGGGTGGAAATGTATCTGGCACACTTTCTTTTGAGCAACCTATTGATGATGAAGAGTTACAGTTAATTTTTGAACCTGGATTTTGGTCAGGAGAGCAAATCAAATTTAATTTATAA
- the cas3 gene encoding CRISPR-associated helicase Cas3' has translation MLLAHIRQNDFAEQSVQTHIEEVAFLARQYGEFTNLGAHSELAGFLHDMGKFTQHFTTYLKKAVIEKNVAKKKIDHSTAGAKYLYNNYYGKDNLQNYVVETIGMAILSHHSGLQNFLQLDLKPSDYLRRVTNEELPYYDEVVKNFESIEGNTEKVRHLIEEAINEFRGFMGKIQPLQKPNVYLNLMQKLVFSCLIDADRTNTRCFEENEEYPISDNESVFDKGYKHLMETVADWQQGDVTPINKLRNEMSEKCDQFASESSAIYTLTIPTGGGKTFASLRYALKHAQIHYKSRIIYVVPYTTILEQNADAVRDIIKQPDAVLEHHANVIDDDSLDEEADYYQIKHHKKLQLGRDNWDYPIVFTTMVQFLDAFYQKGTRKSRRLHNLTNAVIVFDEVQSVPFQHYPLFNTAVNFLNTVGNSSILLCTATQPAVDKMETSIMLKENAEMVPNLNKVVDAFKRVSIHNKVDPEGWGAETVAEFVEKIMQESNSVLIILNTKTAVRKLYELLAEQETAHVVHLSTSMCPAHRKEQLEEIKGKLGKEKVICISTQLIEAGVDISFESVVRSLAGLDSIAQAAGRCNRNGELETGDVYIVRAKDEHLSKLPEIRIGGEVTLNYILSDPQYADNLLSPEAIKMYFTHFQAQANREILKTPKGLDNELISLLDGSFASKKRPQTKSTGMFKTVERYFEAISSPTTAVLVPFREGKNIITSLNEDIQDYTLFNQLMKKAQQYSVNLYEYELQALDSENLIESLYNDSIYCLNDKAYNEQFGVTLEGQAELETYNF, from the coding sequence TTGTTACTAGCACATATAAGGCAAAATGATTTTGCTGAACAATCTGTACAGACACACATAGAAGAGGTTGCTTTTTTGGCTCGTCAATATGGAGAATTTACAAATCTTGGAGCGCATTCAGAATTAGCTGGTTTTTTGCATGATATGGGCAAGTTCACCCAGCATTTCACTACATATCTAAAAAAAGCTGTCATAGAAAAAAATGTGGCAAAGAAAAAGATAGATCATTCAACAGCAGGTGCGAAATACTTATACAACAATTATTATGGCAAGGACAATTTGCAAAATTATGTTGTTGAAACAATTGGCATGGCAATTTTATCGCATCATTCAGGTTTACAAAACTTTTTACAGCTTGATCTAAAACCATCCGATTATTTAAGACGCGTTACAAATGAAGAATTACCTTACTATGATGAAGTCGTTAAAAACTTTGAATCTATTGAAGGAAATACAGAGAAAGTGAGACACCTTATCGAAGAGGCGATAAATGAATTTCGAGGGTTTATGGGGAAGATACAACCACTTCAAAAACCAAACGTGTATTTAAATCTTATGCAAAAATTAGTGTTTAGTTGCTTAATCGATGCAGACCGTACTAATACAAGATGTTTTGAGGAAAATGAAGAATATCCAATATCAGATAATGAAAGCGTTTTTGATAAGGGTTATAAACATCTAATGGAAACAGTAGCAGATTGGCAGCAAGGTGATGTTACACCAATAAATAAATTACGGAACGAAATGTCTGAAAAATGTGATCAATTTGCGAGCGAATCATCTGCTATCTACACATTAACTATTCCAACAGGTGGTGGAAAAACTTTTGCAAGTTTACGTTATGCACTAAAACACGCTCAGATTCATTATAAATCTCGGATTATTTATGTGGTGCCCTACACTACAATATTGGAACAAAATGCAGATGCAGTGAGGGATATTATTAAGCAGCCTGATGCGGTGCTTGAGCATCATGCAAATGTGATAGACGATGACAGCCTAGATGAAGAAGCAGATTATTATCAAATAAAACATCATAAAAAATTACAATTAGGAAGGGATAACTGGGATTACCCAATTGTCTTTACGACAATGGTGCAATTTTTGGATGCCTTTTATCAAAAAGGAACGCGAAAAAGCCGTCGGTTACATAATTTAACCAACGCAGTTATTGTTTTTGATGAAGTGCAATCTGTACCATTTCAACACTATCCTTTATTTAATACTGCCGTTAATTTCCTGAATACAGTAGGAAACAGCAGTATTTTGTTATGCACTGCAACGCAGCCAGCAGTTGATAAGATGGAAACCTCGATTATGTTGAAGGAAAATGCGGAGATGGTTCCAAATCTAAATAAAGTAGTGGACGCATTTAAAAGAGTTTCCATCCATAATAAAGTCGATCCTGAAGGGTGGGGTGCCGAAACCGTTGCAGAATTTGTTGAAAAAATAATGCAGGAATCGAATTCTGTCTTAATCATTTTAAATACAAAAACAGCGGTGAGAAAATTATATGAGCTATTAGCAGAACAGGAAACAGCCCATGTTGTTCATTTAAGTACCTCTATGTGTCCCGCCCACCGTAAAGAACAACTCGAGGAAATAAAAGGAAAGTTAGGAAAAGAAAAGGTAATTTGTATAAGTACACAGCTAATTGAAGCTGGGGTTGATATTAGTTTTGAATCAGTCGTAAGGTCTTTAGCTGGATTAGATTCAATTGCCCAAGCGGCCGGACGTTGTAATCGAAACGGGGAGTTAGAAACCGGTGATGTTTATATTGTTCGGGCTAAAGATGAACATCTATCTAAGTTGCCCGAGATCCGCATTGGTGGTGAAGTAACATTAAATTACATTTTGTCAGACCCACAATATGCTGATAATTTACTCAGTCCAGAAGCCATTAAGATGTATTTTACTCATTTCCAAGCGCAAGCTAATCGCGAAATTTTAAAAACACCAAAAGGTTTAGACAATGAATTAATTTCATTATTAGATGGATCATTCGCTTCGAAAAAAAGACCTCAAACAAAGTCTACCGGAATGTTTAAGACGGTTGAGCGCTATTTTGAAGCAATATCTTCCCCAACTACTGCTGTGCTTGTCCCTTTTAGAGAAGGTAAAAACATAATTACCAGCTTAAATGAAGATATACAAGACTATACACTATTTAATCAACTTATGAAAAAAGCACAGCAATATAGTGTTAATCTCTATGAATATGAATTACAAGCGTTGGATTCCGAGAACCTGATTGAATCACTATATAATGATTCGATATATTGTCTAAATGACAAAGCTTATAATGAGCAATTTGGAGTAACTTTAGAGGGGCAAGCGGAACTGGAAACTTATAACTTTTAA
- the cas5c gene encoding type I-C CRISPR-associated protein Cas5c — MRNQIEFVVHGKYALFTDPVTRIGGEKFTYQIPTYQALKGIVESVYWKPTITWYIDEVRVMNSIQTEVKAVRPIKYQNDGNDLMYYTYLRNPIYQVRAHFEFNENRPDLAYDYNEHKHHNIAKRSVKRGGRRDVFLGTRECQGYVEACQFGEGESFYDDYGEVSFGPMFHGFTYPDEGDQESFQTRLWVPTMRNGIISFIRPENCEIVRTIHKDKMKQFKKGSNFTSVEEEYEDMFKGVEK; from the coding sequence ATGAGAAATCAAATTGAATTTGTTGTCCATGGCAAATATGCGCTATTTACAGATCCTGTGACACGTATTGGTGGCGAGAAGTTTACTTATCAAATACCTACTTATCAAGCATTAAAAGGGATTGTTGAATCTGTCTATTGGAAACCAACCATTACATGGTATATCGATGAAGTTCGTGTGATGAACTCTATTCAAACAGAGGTCAAGGCTGTTCGTCCAATAAAGTACCAAAACGATGGTAATGATTTAATGTATTATACGTATTTACGTAATCCGATATATCAAGTCCGAGCTCATTTTGAATTTAATGAGAACAGACCAGATCTAGCCTATGACTATAACGAACATAAGCATCACAATATCGCGAAACGTTCCGTTAAAAGAGGCGGGCGTAGAGATGTTTTCCTTGGAACAAGAGAATGCCAGGGGTATGTGGAAGCATGTCAGTTTGGAGAAGGAGAGAGTTTTTATGATGATTATGGGGAAGTAAGTTTTGGTCCGATGTTTCATGGATTCACGTATCCGGATGAAGGGGACCAGGAATCATTTCAAACGCGTTTATGGGTGCCTACAATGAGAAACGGCATTATATCATTCATTCGACCAGAGAATTGTGAGATTGTGAGAACCATTCATAAAGACAAAATGAAGCAGTTTAAAAAAGGGAGTAACTTTACTTCGGTGGAAGAAGAGTATGAAGATATGTTTAAGGGGGTGGAAAAATGA